One Corynebacterium yudongzhengii DNA window includes the following coding sequences:
- a CDS encoding phosphoadenylyl-sulfate reductase, which yields MTTSINLLGGSGGGNYRDPEISPEGQTTADPLSEEILAKNREFVDTYADELYDAEAKKILDTVREHAPGPLVITMSMENTVLAELSERYLPGTDLLFLDTEYHFPETLEVADAVEKRYPNNRLIRATATLSRSEQDRVYGRDLYRSNPTACCRMRKVEPLQRNLSPYAGMIDGLRRADGPTRAHAPAVSINKTGRLKVSPMITWTLEDTDEFIDSEGLILHPLTRQGYPSIGCATCTMPVAEGEDPRAGRWAGSAKTECGLHTE from the coding sequence GTGACCACCAGCATCAACCTTCTGGGAGGCTCCGGCGGCGGCAACTACCGGGACCCCGAGATCAGCCCCGAGGGCCAGACCACCGCTGACCCGTTGAGCGAGGAGATCCTGGCGAAGAACCGGGAGTTCGTCGACACTTATGCCGACGAGCTCTACGACGCCGAGGCGAAGAAGATCCTCGACACCGTCCGCGAGCACGCCCCCGGCCCGCTCGTGATCACGATGAGCATGGAAAATACCGTGCTCGCCGAGCTCTCCGAGCGCTACCTGCCCGGCACTGACCTGTTGTTTCTGGATACTGAGTACCACTTCCCGGAGACGTTGGAGGTCGCCGACGCCGTCGAGAAGCGCTACCCGAACAACCGCCTGATCCGGGCGACGGCGACGCTGTCGCGCTCCGAGCAGGACCGTGTCTACGGCCGCGACCTGTACCGCTCGAACCCGACCGCGTGCTGCCGCATGCGCAAGGTCGAGCCGTTGCAGCGCAACCTGAGCCCTTATGCCGGGATGATCGACGGGCTGCGGCGTGCCGACGGGCCCACCCGCGCCCACGCGCCCGCCGTATCGATCAACAAAACCGGCCGGCTCAAGGTCTCCCCGATGATCACGTGGACGCTGGAAGACACCGACGAGTTCATCGACTCCGAGGGCCTCATCCTGCACCCGCTGACCAGGCAGGGCTACCCGTCGATCGGGTGCGCCACTTGCACCATGCCGGTCGCCGAGGGCGAGGACCCGCGGGCCGGTCGCTGGGCTGGCAGCGCGAAAACCGAGTGCGGCCTGCACACCGAATAA